The Nisaea sp. genome includes a region encoding these proteins:
- a CDS encoding AzlD domain-containing protein, which translates to MSTAAVSPLALVLLAASVTFIWRVLGALLASKIDTDGALFRWIGCVSYATVAGLISRMAILPTGDLADTPLMLRVGAVAIGFAVFFLAKRNLLLGAAVGAGCFAGGLAILSL; encoded by the coding sequence ATGAGCACCGCTGCGGTTTCGCCGCTCGCGCTGGTCCTGCTGGCGGCCTCGGTCACCTTCATCTGGCGCGTCCTCGGCGCCCTGCTTGCGTCGAAGATAGACACGGACGGCGCGCTGTTCCGCTGGATCGGCTGCGTTTCCTACGCCACCGTCGCTGGCCTGATCTCCCGCATGGCGATCCTGCCGACCGGCGATCTGGCCGACACCCCGCTCATGCTCAGGGTCGGTGCAGTGGCGATCGGCTTCGCGGTGTTCTTCCTGGCAAAACGTAACCTGCTGCTGGGCGCTGCAGTCGGCGCAGGATGTTTTGCCGGAGGACTTGCAATACTCAGCCTCTGA
- a CDS encoding AzlC family ABC transporter permease, giving the protein MSERKTESEHSPNRKQAFREGVRHGLAVPSIVVFATMLGYGSLAHANGFSAFEALLSTALIWAMPGQVAMADLRASGADLFVTLLAVSMASVRFFPMATILVGTFRDAVKHPLKRIFIAHLMSASTWPMGMAAAQRMNRESALAYYWPVAGLCITMGCIGTLAGYWLSADMPAIIRLTLVFLNVVFLSLLFALNRDRLVILAVCAGAVIGPPLHSIEPNYGVILTGLIGGTLAYIVLGRRR; this is encoded by the coding sequence GTGAGCGAACGGAAAACCGAGAGCGAACATAGCCCCAACCGGAAACAAGCCTTTCGTGAAGGCGTCCGTCACGGTCTCGCGGTCCCGTCGATTGTCGTCTTCGCAACCATGCTCGGTTATGGCTCTCTCGCGCATGCCAACGGCTTTTCCGCCTTCGAGGCTTTGCTCTCGACAGCGCTTATATGGGCCATGCCGGGTCAGGTTGCGATGGCGGACCTGCGGGCCTCCGGTGCAGATCTGTTCGTAACGCTGCTGGCGGTCTCCATGGCCAGCGTCCGGTTCTTCCCGATGGCGACGATCCTGGTCGGAACCTTCCGCGATGCCGTCAAACATCCGCTGAAGCGGATCTTCATCGCACACCTGATGTCTGCATCGACCTGGCCGATGGGCATGGCCGCGGCTCAGCGTATGAATAGAGAGTCGGCTCTGGCTTATTATTGGCCCGTCGCGGGGCTCTGCATCACCATGGGCTGCATTGGCACGCTTGCTGGATACTGGCTTTCAGCGGACATGCCGGCAATTATCCGTCTGACGCTGGTCTTCCTCAATGTTGTGTTTCTGTCGTTGCTGTTTGCACTAAACCGGGACCGACTTGTCATTCTTGCCGTCTGTGCCGGCGCCGTCATCGGGCCGCCCCTGCACAGCATCGAGCCGAATTACGGGGTCATCCTGACAGGCCTGATCGGCGGAACGCTTGCCTACATCGTTCTCGGGAGGCGCCGATGA
- a CDS encoding dipeptide ABC transporter ATP-binding protein, translating to MHDDRLIEVDDLRVHFPLDDQTVKAVDGVSWHIDRGETLAVVGESGSGKSVTAMSLMRLTDYAGGHIASGKVDFRRKNGEVIDIAKAGQGTMRDIRGNDISMIFQEPMTSLNPVFTIGFQIAETIMLHQGKSEQEALDMALEMLKLVRIPEPEKQLSQYPHQLSGGMRQRVMIAMALSCRPSLLIADEPTTALDVTIQAQILDLIKMLQQEIGMSVMFITHDMGVVAEVADRVVVMLKGKKVEEGPAEQIFHSPQHPYTKALLAAVPKLGSMKGMTFPAKFSNVDVNRAEGDAVKDASAGHELQEMKDTVRHDAKPLLTVEGLTTRFDIRKGMFGSATARVHAVEGVSFALQPGETLALVGESGCGKSTTGRSIIKLVEPNSGSIKFEGEELMDLDSKSMRPLRRDMQMIFQDPFASLNPRMTAGSAIAEPMIVHNIASGKDADERVVSLLRRVGLDAEHAERYPHEFSGGQRQRLCIARALGLGPKLIIADEAVSALDVSIQAQVVNLMMDLQEEFGLAYLFISHDMAVVERVSHRVAVMYLGEIVEIGPRAAVFENAQHAYTKKLMSAVPVADPSRRKRDLNLMTDEIPSPLKPIGYEPPKQVYRQVGEGHFVLES from the coding sequence ATGCATGATGACCGACTGATCGAAGTCGACGATCTTCGGGTTCACTTTCCGTTGGATGACCAGACGGTCAAGGCGGTTGATGGAGTCTCTTGGCATATTGACCGGGGCGAAACGCTGGCTGTTGTCGGCGAGTCAGGGTCCGGCAAGTCCGTGACGGCGATGTCGCTGATGCGGCTGACCGATTATGCCGGTGGGCATATAGCGTCCGGTAAGGTCGATTTCCGGCGCAAGAACGGTGAGGTGATCGATATCGCCAAGGCCGGCCAGGGAACGATGCGGGATATTCGCGGTAACGATATCTCGATGATCTTCCAGGAGCCGATGACCTCGCTGAACCCGGTCTTCACCATCGGGTTCCAGATTGCCGAGACCATCATGCTGCACCAGGGAAAGAGCGAGCAGGAAGCGCTCGACATGGCCCTGGAGATGCTGAAGCTGGTCCGTATTCCGGAGCCGGAAAAGCAGTTGAGCCAGTATCCGCATCAGTTGTCCGGCGGTATGCGCCAGCGGGTGATGATCGCCATGGCGCTGAGCTGTCGTCCAAGTCTGCTGATCGCGGACGAACCGACCACCGCGCTCGACGTGACGATCCAGGCGCAGATTCTTGATCTGATCAAGATGCTGCAGCAGGAAATCGGCATGTCCGTCATGTTCATCACCCACGATATGGGGGTGGTGGCCGAGGTTGCGGATCGCGTTGTCGTCATGTTGAAAGGCAAGAAGGTCGAAGAGGGGCCGGCGGAGCAGATCTTCCATTCGCCGCAGCACCCTTACACCAAGGCGTTGCTTGCCGCCGTGCCGAAACTCGGCTCCATGAAGGGCATGACCTTCCCGGCCAAGTTCTCCAACGTCGATGTGAACAGGGCCGAAGGCGATGCGGTCAAGGACGCGTCCGCCGGGCACGAGTTGCAGGAAATGAAGGACACGGTCCGTCATGATGCGAAGCCGCTGCTGACGGTCGAGGGCCTGACCACCCGGTTTGATATCCGCAAGGGTATGTTCGGATCAGCCACGGCACGGGTTCACGCTGTTGAGGGTGTATCCTTCGCTCTCCAGCCTGGAGAGACATTGGCATTGGTCGGAGAATCCGGTTGCGGCAAGTCGACCACGGGGCGGTCCATCATCAAGCTGGTGGAGCCGAACAGCGGCAGTATCAAGTTCGAGGGCGAGGAGTTGATGGACCTCGACTCGAAATCCATGCGCCCGCTGCGCCGCGACATGCAGATGATCTTCCAGGATCCGTTTGCGTCCCTGAACCCGCGCATGACTGCAGGTTCGGCCATTGCCGAGCCGATGATCGTGCACAACATCGCTTCCGGCAAGGATGCGGATGAGCGCGTCGTTTCGTTGCTCCGCCGTGTCGGTCTTGATGCCGAGCATGCGGAACGGTATCCGCACGAATTCTCCGGCGGTCAGCGTCAGCGGCTTTGCATCGCACGGGCTCTGGGTCTTGGCCCGAAGCTGATCATTGCGGACGAAGCAGTCTCGGCTCTGGACGTGTCGATCCAGGCGCAGGTCGTGAACCTGATGATGGATCTTCAGGAAGAGTTCGGTCTTGCCTATCTCTTCATTAGCCACGACATGGCCGTGGTAGAGCGTGTCAGTCACCGGGTTGCAGTTATGTATCTCGGTGAGATTGTAGAGATCGGCCCCCGTGCGGCAGTGTTCGAGAATGCTCAGCATGCCTATACGAAAAAGCTGATGTCAGCGGTTCCGGTCGCCGATCCTTCGCGCCGCAAGCGTGACCTCAACCTGATGACGGATGAGATCCCGAGTCCGTTGAAGCCGATCGGCTACGAGCCGCCGAAGCAGGTGTACCGGCAGGTCGGAGAAGGGCATTTCGTGCTGGAGAGCTGA
- a CDS encoding threonine/serine dehydratase, with protein MTDLGQAVPSGTDIDQAVAALAGVAEETPLMAAPHLASLSGAAEVYVKAESLQRTGSFKFRGAYWRCCNLTDVEKQAGVVAYSSGNFAQGLAAAAMVLGVPATIVMPVDAPEAKRHKTEAYGATVVLSEHGDRPREEVASALAREISEREGKVLLHPFDDRLVVTGHASAAAEIIEGLRRGGKEAPDFVFSCVGGGGLIAGLAAGFNRFSPSTRLVAVEPEGFDSFGQSLKADAVTRIRSDSSSICDALQATAPGEVPFACARATGMQHHVAVGDDTVRAAMRVAFETLKLVLEPSGAVALAALLQRPDYIQGNRVVVMATGGNIDFEQFCGTLGDVAV; from the coding sequence ATGACAGACCTCGGACAGGCGGTACCCAGCGGCACGGATATAGATCAGGCTGTAGCCGCGCTGGCGGGCGTTGCCGAGGAGACGCCACTGATGGCGGCCCCGCACCTGGCCAGCTTGTCGGGAGCGGCAGAGGTCTATGTGAAAGCTGAGTCGCTCCAGCGTACGGGTTCCTTCAAATTCCGGGGAGCGTATTGGCGGTGCTGCAATTTGACCGATGTGGAAAAACAGGCGGGTGTCGTCGCCTATTCTTCCGGGAATTTTGCCCAGGGACTTGCCGCCGCGGCGATGGTCTTGGGGGTTCCGGCCACGATTGTGATGCCCGTGGACGCACCGGAGGCAAAGCGCCACAAGACGGAAGCCTATGGCGCGACAGTTGTTTTGAGTGAACACGGTGACCGCCCGCGCGAGGAGGTAGCCAGCGCACTGGCCAGGGAAATCTCAGAGCGTGAAGGCAAGGTTTTGCTGCATCCCTTTGATGATCGGCTTGTTGTGACGGGACATGCCAGCGCGGCAGCGGAGATAATCGAGGGGCTGCGGCGCGGTGGGAAAGAGGCGCCCGATTTTGTTTTCTCATGCGTTGGCGGCGGCGGCTTGATTGCAGGCCTTGCTGCGGGTTTCAACCGTTTCTCCCCATCGACACGGCTCGTCGCAGTGGAGCCGGAAGGCTTTGACAGCTTTGGGCAGTCCCTGAAAGCGGACGCGGTAACCCGGATCCGCAGCGACAGTTCATCTATTTGCGATGCGCTGCAGGCAACGGCTCCTGGGGAGGTGCCATTCGCCTGCGCCAGAGCAACGGGTATGCAGCATCATGTAGCGGTGGGTGACGATACTGTCCGTGCGGCAATGCGGGTTGCGTTCGAGACTCTGAAACTTGTGCTTGAACCGTCGGGAGCCGTGGCGCTGGCGGCCTTGCTGCAGCGGCCAGATTATATTCAAGGCAATCGCGTCGTTGTGATGGCTACCGGCGGGAATATCGATTTCGAGCAGTTTTGCGGAACGCTGGGCGATGTGGCCGTGTAG
- a CDS encoding ABC transporter permease, whose translation MSTMDASPETNTGFKRVRVIDHISRMVRRQPLGTGGAIVIILMVFMAVFAEVIAPYDPEANSFEHMLVAPSMDFLLGTDQFGRDLFSRIVYGARTALFVGFACALVGAFGGLILGVASAYFGGWFDLIMQRIIDVFMAFPLIIMALAIVSIFGTGTDKVIIAITIPFVPRCARVVRSSALAIREMPYVDAARSIGYGHMRIIMKHIAPNVLAPFLIMLTAFLGEAILLEASLSYLGMGVQEPTPAWGLMLQGGAEEYAESAPWVPIWPGLAITIAVFGFNLFGDAVRDILDPKLRTR comes from the coding sequence ATGAGCACCATGGATGCAAGTCCCGAAACTAACACCGGCTTCAAGCGAGTCCGGGTTATCGACCACATCAGCCGTATGGTACGGCGCCAGCCGCTGGGCACCGGCGGAGCGATTGTCATCATTCTGATGGTCTTCATGGCTGTCTTTGCCGAAGTCATTGCTCCATACGACCCGGAGGCCAATAGTTTCGAGCATATGCTGGTCGCGCCGAGCATGGATTTCCTGCTCGGCACCGACCAGTTCGGACGGGATCTCTTCTCGCGCATCGTGTACGGCGCCAGAACGGCTCTCTTCGTAGGGTTCGCCTGCGCCTTGGTGGGCGCGTTCGGTGGCCTCATTCTCGGTGTCGCGAGTGCCTATTTCGGCGGCTGGTTCGATCTGATCATGCAGCGCATCATCGATGTCTTTATGGCATTTCCGCTGATCATCATGGCTCTGGCCATCGTCTCGATCTTCGGCACCGGCACGGACAAGGTGATCATTGCGATCACCATCCCCTTCGTGCCGCGCTGCGCTCGTGTCGTGCGGTCCAGTGCACTGGCGATCCGTGAGATGCCCTATGTGGATGCGGCCCGGTCCATCGGATATGGGCATATGCGCATCATCATGAAACACATTGCGCCGAACGTACTCGCACCGTTCCTGATCATGCTGACGGCCTTCCTCGGTGAAGCGATCCTGCTGGAAGCCTCCCTCTCCTATCTTGGGATGGGTGTGCAGGAGCCGACACCGGCCTGGGGCCTGATGCTGCAGGGCGGAGCCGAGGAATATGCGGAAAGTGCGCCTTGGGTTCCGATCTGGCCAGGCCTCGCGATTACCATCGCGGTCTTTGGCTTCAATCTCTTCGGGGACGCGGTCCGGGATATCCTGGATCCGAAACTCAGAACCCGCTGA